Proteins encoded in a region of the Inquilinus sp. KBS0705 genome:
- a CDS encoding glycoside hydrolase family 92 protein translates to MKKLLLLITLAFSLNSFAQKVGKIADPVEWINPLMGTQSKYDLSNGNTYPAIALPWGMNFWTPQTGKMGDGWQYTYDAYKINGFKQTHQPSPWMNDYGQFAIMPITGKLKVSQYGRASWFSHKAEVAKPYYYSVYLADHDITTEITPTERSAQFRFTYPKTDSSYIVIDAFDRGSYIKVIPGEKKIVGYSTKYARGPLKNFKNYFVIYVDKPITLAQVYSDSTLNDGLELSAKHASAVIGFKTQQGERVHLRVASSFISIEQAEVSLQREVGNDSFDATETKAKAVWNKTLSRLAVEGGSVDQTRTFYSCLYRMLFFPNKMYEVDAKGKIMHYSAQNGQILPGYKFAGTGFWDTFRALYPFLNLVYPSINKEMQEGLINDYKEGGWLPEWSSPGYSDVMVGNNSASVVADAYLKGGRGYDINKLYEALVHGANNDGPAATGRDGVQYYNDLGYVPYDVKINENAARTLEYAFDDFSIYKLGKALGKPASETDVYKKRSMNYKNLFDPSTGWMRGKNKDGKFQSPFSPYKWGDAFTEGNSLHYTWSVFHDIQGLIDLMGGKPKFVAKLDSIWTLPPIFDDSYYGEVIHEIREMQIAGMGQYAHGNQPIQHMIYLYNYAGQPWKTQLHVRDVMNKLYKATPDGYCGDEDNGQTSAWYIFSAMGFYPVCPGSNQYVIGAPLFSKVTVTLENGKQVVINAPNNSAANKYVNTLTVNGKPYDYNWLSHTALLQGSVLNFNMSAQPNKLRGTKPQDVPYSLSTEK, encoded by the coding sequence ATGAAAAAACTCTTATTATTAATTACCCTTGCTTTTTCTTTAAACTCGTTTGCACAAAAGGTTGGCAAAATAGCCGACCCGGTGGAATGGATAAACCCTTTAATGGGCACGCAATCTAAATACGACCTAAGTAATGGTAATACCTACCCGGCCATTGCACTGCCCTGGGGAATGAACTTTTGGACACCGCAAACCGGTAAAATGGGCGACGGGTGGCAATACACCTACGATGCTTATAAAATAAACGGCTTTAAACAAACCCACCAGCCATCGCCATGGATGAACGATTACGGGCAGTTTGCCATAATGCCGATAACCGGCAAATTAAAGGTATCGCAATATGGCCGCGCCAGCTGGTTTTCGCACAAGGCTGAGGTGGCTAAACCTTATTATTACAGCGTTTACCTGGCCGACCATGATATTACAACCGAGATTACCCCTACCGAGCGCAGTGCCCAGTTTAGATTCACGTATCCAAAAACAGATAGCTCGTACATTGTAATTGATGCGTTCGATCGCGGATCGTATATTAAGGTAATACCCGGCGAAAAAAAGATAGTGGGTTACTCTACTAAATACGCGCGAGGTCCGTTAAAAAACTTTAAAAACTACTTTGTTATTTATGTAGATAAGCCAATTACCCTGGCCCAGGTTTACAGCGACAGCACTTTAAATGATGGCCTTGAACTATCGGCTAAGCATGCCAGTGCCGTTATTGGTTTTAAAACACAACAAGGCGAGCGTGTACATTTGCGCGTAGCCTCATCTTTCATCAGTATTGAGCAGGCCGAGGTAAGCTTACAGCGCGAGGTAGGCAATGATAGCTTTGATGCCACCGAAACAAAAGCCAAAGCGGTATGGAACAAAACGCTCAGCCGCTTAGCCGTTGAGGGTGGTTCGGTAGATCAGACACGTACATTTTACTCATGCTTATACCGCATGCTGTTTTTTCCAAACAAAATGTACGAGGTAGATGCTAAAGGTAAAATAATGCACTACAGTGCCCAAAACGGACAGATACTGCCGGGCTATAAATTTGCCGGCACAGGATTTTGGGATACCTTTAGGGCCTTATACCCCTTCCTTAACCTGGTTTATCCATCTATAAACAAAGAAATGCAGGAAGGCCTTATAAACGATTATAAAGAAGGCGGCTGGTTGCCCGAGTGGAGCAGCCCCGGCTATTCTGACGTAATGGTGGGTAACAACTCCGCATCCGTAGTGGCCGATGCTTACCTAAAAGGCGGCCGCGGTTATGATATCAATAAGCTTTACGAAGCACTGGTACATGGCGCCAATAACGATGGGCCTGCAGCTACCGGCCGCGATGGTGTGCAATACTATAACGATTTAGGCTACGTACCATACGATGTTAAAATAAACGAGAACGCCGCACGTACGCTGGAGTATGCCTTTGATGATTTTAGCATATATAAATTAGGTAAAGCCTTGGGCAAACCGGCATCAGAAACCGATGTGTATAAAAAACGCAGCATGAACTATAAAAACCTGTTCGACCCATCAACAGGCTGGATGCGTGGTAAAAATAAAGACGGCAAATTTCAAAGTCCTTTTAGTCCGTATAAATGGGGCGATGCCTTTACCGAGGGTAACAGCCTGCACTATACCTGGAGCGTTTTTCATGATATACAGGGTTTAATTGATCTGATGGGCGGCAAACCAAAATTTGTAGCCAAACTGGATTCGATATGGACCTTACCGCCAATATTTGACGATAGCTATTATGGCGAAGTGATACATGAGATTAGAGAAATGCAAATAGCGGGCATGGGCCAGTATGCGCATGGCAACCAGCCTATACAGCACATGATCTATCTGTATAATTACGCCGGCCAGCCATGGAAAACACAACTACATGTGCGCGATGTAATGAACAAATTGTACAAAGCTACACCTGATGGCTATTGCGGCGACGAGGATAACGGCCAAACATCAGCCTGGTATATATTTTCGGCAATGGGTTTTTACCCGGTATGTCCCGGCAGTAACCAGTATGTAATAGGTGCGCCGCTGTTCAGCAAAGTTACCGTAACCCTTGAGAACGGAAAGCAGGTTGTAATTAACGCGCCAAACAATAGCGCCGCAAATAAATACGTTAATACTTTAACAGTAAATGGCAAACCATACGATTATAACTGGTTAAGCCATACCGCGCTGTTGCAGGGTAGCGTGCTTAATTTTAACATGTCGGCACAGCCTAATAAATTACGTGGCACAAAACCGCAGGATGTTCCTTATTCATTATCAACCGAGAAATAG
- a CDS encoding Gfo/Idh/MocA family oxidoreductase, which produces MRYIKAIVCLLLISGKLVAQTTPVAKPATAAPAAATVAVAPVVQLSTLKLGVAGLSHDHVHNILNDYKEGKVIIVGIAEPDKQLRDRYQKQYNLPDSILFDDLKKMVTAKKPQAVLGYNAVAKHIDIVEICAPLGISVMVEKPLAATLAQAKRMEFLALKYYIKLLTNYETTWYPSYEHVYNVAAKDSIGQIRKMVVHDGHQGPKEIGCSKEFVSWLTDPDLNGGGAIMDFGCYGADLMTWLMEGQKPIAVTAVTRHYKLQTYPKVDDDATIIIEYPTATGIIEASWNWPFSIKDLEVFGDEGYLHALDKDNVVFRLKDSSTTVKAAPLTQPSDNPSTYLQAVMQNRLLGITDRSSLKYNMIVMAILDAAKRSVAEGKRIVL; this is translated from the coding sequence ATGAGATATATAAAGGCTATTGTATGCCTGTTATTGATTTCGGGCAAATTAGTTGCGCAAACTACACCTGTTGCAAAACCGGCTACAGCGGCTCCGGCTGCTGCTACCGTTGCTGTAGCGCCCGTTGTACAATTAAGCACTTTAAAGCTGGGTGTAGCAGGTTTATCGCATGACCATGTGCACAATATCCTTAACGATTACAAAGAAGGGAAAGTTATTATTGTGGGTATTGCCGAGCCTGATAAGCAACTGCGCGACAGGTATCAAAAACAATATAACCTGCCCGATTCTATCCTGTTTGATGATCTGAAAAAGATGGTAACCGCAAAAAAGCCGCAAGCGGTTTTGGGTTACAACGCGGTTGCCAAACATATTGATATTGTAGAAATTTGCGCCCCTTTAGGTATATCGGTAATGGTAGAAAAACCATTGGCGGCCACCCTTGCACAAGCTAAAAGGATGGAGTTTTTAGCACTTAAATACTACATAAAACTGCTTACCAATTACGAAACCACCTGGTACCCATCATACGAACATGTATACAACGTGGCTGCTAAGGATAGCATAGGCCAGATAAGGAAGATGGTGGTGCACGACGGGCACCAGGGGCCAAAAGAGATAGGCTGCAGTAAAGAGTTTGTTAGCTGGCTAACCGACCCCGACCTGAATGGTGGTGGTGCCATAATGGATTTTGGCTGCTACGGCGCCGATTTGATGACCTGGTTAATGGAAGGGCAAAAGCCAATTGCCGTTACTGCTGTTACCCGGCATTATAAACTACAAACCTACCCTAAGGTAGACGATGACGCAACCATAATTATTGAATACCCAACGGCTACGGGTATTATTGAAGCATCGTGGAACTGGCCATTCTCCATTAAGGATCTGGAAGTTTTTGGTGATGAAGGTTATTTGCATGCTTTGGATAAAGACAACGTTGTGTTCAGGCTTAAAGATAGCTCAACCACCGTTAAAGCGGCACCGCTAACACAACCATCAGATAACCCGTCAACCTACCTGCAAGCTGTTATGCAAAACAGGCTTTTAGGTATTACCGATAGGTCGTCGTTAAAGTATAATATGATAGTAATGGCGATATTAGATGCCGCTAAAAGATCAGTTGCCGAAGGCAAACGCATTGTATTGTAA
- a CDS encoding polysaccharide deacetylase family protein, with translation MLKQFITVLSFCTLGIVSCQSKPAANQEKKGDSVATTSDSPVAKLSTGPIDKAAVMARKQVPIVCYHQIRDWKATDSKNAKDYIVQIAAFKEHIKMLADSGYHTILPDQLYNYLTTGAPLPKKPIMLTFDDTDLDQFTIAAPELKKYGFKAVYFVMTVSIGRPHYMTADMVKKLSDDGNVIGSHTWDHHRVDKYSHNSNLKIIGKNGKITNRPVDDWVTQIDKPTKKLEEITGKKINYFAYPFGIWKKPVLPEIQNKGFRIAFQLADKRDPDYPLMTVRRILDSGYWSTKTFGNSVRNSF, from the coding sequence ATGTTAAAACAATTTATTACAGTATTATCCTTTTGCACCCTGGGCATCGTTTCTTGCCAATCAAAACCAGCCGCTAACCAGGAAAAAAAGGGCGATTCGGTTGCTACTACGTCCGATTCGCCTGTTGCTAAATTATCCACCGGACCTATTGATAAGGCAGCTGTAATGGCGCGTAAACAGGTGCCTATTGTTTGCTATCACCAAATACGCGACTGGAAGGCCACCGACTCTAAAAACGCTAAAGATTATATTGTACAAATTGCCGCTTTTAAAGAGCATATAAAAATGCTTGCCGATAGCGGTTACCACACCATACTGCCCGACCAATTGTACAATTACCTTACAACTGGCGCGCCATTGCCAAAAAAACCCATCATGCTAACGTTTGATGATACCGACCTTGACCAGTTTACCATTGCTGCGCCTGAATTGAAAAAATACGGCTTTAAGGCGGTTTATTTTGTAATGACCGTATCTATTGGCCGCCCGCATTACATGACGGCCGACATGGTAAAAAAGCTATCTGACGATGGCAACGTGATTGGCAGCCATACCTGGGACCACCATCGCGTAGATAAATATTCGCACAACTCTAACTTAAAGATAATAGGTAAAAATGGTAAAATAACTAACAGGCCTGTTGACGATTGGGTTACCCAAATAGATAAACCAACCAAAAAGCTGGAAGAAATTACCGGCAAAAAAATAAACTACTTTGCATACCCCTTTGGCATATGGAAAAAGCCTGTACTGCCCGAGATACAAAATAAAGGGTTCAGGATAGCTTTCCAATTGGCTGATAAACGCGACCCCGATTATCCGTTAATGACGGTTAGGCGCATTTTAGACAGCGGCTACTGGAGCACCAAAACCTTTGGCAACTCGGTTAGGAACAGCTTCTAA